The following are encoded in a window of Ranitomeya variabilis isolate aRanVar5 chromosome 6, aRanVar5.hap1, whole genome shotgun sequence genomic DNA:
- the EVX1 gene encoding homeobox even-skipped homolog protein 1 isoform X1, with translation MDARKDMVMFLEGGQLGTLVGKRMSNLSDTVGSPIQEPQEKMIPRSCLSPRSGLLASRERAEEEVEVVSGTDADGRSSAALLHASPRPDPLSAKGQHSSSDTESDFYEEIEVSCTPDCTTASNDYQHSKGQCSETMGGSPVNGSDSSKASGGSQGSLSCSGDQMRRYRTAFTREQIARLEKEFYRENYVSRPRRCELAAALNLPETTIKVWFQNRRMKDKRQRLAMTWPHPADPAFYTYMMSHAAATGSLPYPFPSHLPLPYYSHMGIGTTTASAAAPFSSPLRPLDTFRVLSHPYPRPELLCAFRHPSIYASPAHGLTAGGTPCSCLACHATSPNGLAQRSAASDFNCSSSSRSDSFLTFTPSVLSKSTIPLDQREEVPLTR, from the exons atGGATGCCAGGAAGGACATGGTCATGTTTCTGGAGGGAGGACAACTTGGCACTCTAGTTGGCAAGAGAATGTCTAATTTGTCGGACACAGTGGGAAGCCCCATTCAGGAGCCGCAGGAGAAAATGATTCCGAGAAGCTGCTTGAGCCCTAGATCTGGCCTCTTGGCATCCAGGGAGAgagcagaggaggaggtggaggttgtATCAGGGACCGATGCGGACGGCAGGTCGTCAGCAGCGCTGCTCCACGCCTCACCCCGTCCGGACCCATTATCTGCCAAGGGGCAGCACAGCAGCTCGGACACCGAGTCGGATTTTTACGAGGAGATTGAAGTAAGCTGCACCCCGGACTGCACCACAGCCAGCAACGACTACCAACACAGCAAAG GTCAGTGCTCTGAGACCATGGGTGGCAGTCCTGTGAATGGGAGCGATTCATCAAAGGCAAGTGGTGGATCTCAAGGCTCCTTGTCCTGTTCAGGGGACCAGATGCGCAGATACAGGACAGCCTTCACCAGGGAGCAGATAGCACGTCTGGAGAAGGAGTTCTACAGGGAGAACTATGTGTCCAGGCCCAGGAGATGTGAACTGGCTGCAGCCCTGAACCTGCCAGAAACTACTATCAAG GTATGGTTTCAGAACAGAAGGATGAAGGATAAACGTCAGCGCCTGGCAATGACCTGGCCCCATCCTGCAGATCCAGCATTTTATACCTACATGATGAGCCATGCAGCAGCTACTGGCAGCCTACCTTACCCTTTTCCATCTCACCTACCTCTTCCTTACTACTCTCACATGGGTAttggcaccactacagcctcagctGCAGCCCCCTTTAGCTCCCCACTGAGACCACTGGACACCTTCAGAGTCCTCTCTCATCCTTACCCTAGGCCAGAACTCTTATGTGCTTTTCGGCATCCTTCCATTTATGCCAGCCCTGCGCATGGACTTACTGCTGGTGGCACCCCATGCTCCTGCTTGGCATGCCACGCTACGTCTCCTAATGGGCTGGCACAAAGGTCTGCAGCATCTGACTTTAACTGCTCATCATCCTCAAGATCAGACTCCTTCCTCACCTTCACCCCATCAGTCCTGAGCAAATCCACTATTCCTTTAGACCAGAGAGAAGAAGTACCACTGACCAGATAA
- the EVX1 gene encoding homeobox even-skipped homolog protein 1 isoform X2 — translation MSMEQQGQCSETMGGSPVNGSDSSKASGGSQGSLSCSGDQMRRYRTAFTREQIARLEKEFYRENYVSRPRRCELAAALNLPETTIKVWFQNRRMKDKRQRLAMTWPHPADPAFYTYMMSHAAATGSLPYPFPSHLPLPYYSHMGIGTTTASAAAPFSSPLRPLDTFRVLSHPYPRPELLCAFRHPSIYASPAHGLTAGGTPCSCLACHATSPNGLAQRSAASDFNCSSSSRSDSFLTFTPSVLSKSTIPLDQREEVPLTR, via the exons GTCAGTGCTCTGAGACCATGGGTGGCAGTCCTGTGAATGGGAGCGATTCATCAAAGGCAAGTGGTGGATCTCAAGGCTCCTTGTCCTGTTCAGGGGACCAGATGCGCAGATACAGGACAGCCTTCACCAGGGAGCAGATAGCACGTCTGGAGAAGGAGTTCTACAGGGAGAACTATGTGTCCAGGCCCAGGAGATGTGAACTGGCTGCAGCCCTGAACCTGCCAGAAACTACTATCAAG GTATGGTTTCAGAACAGAAGGATGAAGGATAAACGTCAGCGCCTGGCAATGACCTGGCCCCATCCTGCAGATCCAGCATTTTATACCTACATGATGAGCCATGCAGCAGCTACTGGCAGCCTACCTTACCCTTTTCCATCTCACCTACCTCTTCCTTACTACTCTCACATGGGTAttggcaccactacagcctcagctGCAGCCCCCTTTAGCTCCCCACTGAGACCACTGGACACCTTCAGAGTCCTCTCTCATCCTTACCCTAGGCCAGAACTCTTATGTGCTTTTCGGCATCCTTCCATTTATGCCAGCCCTGCGCATGGACTTACTGCTGGTGGCACCCCATGCTCCTGCTTGGCATGCCACGCTACGTCTCCTAATGGGCTGGCACAAAGGTCTGCAGCATCTGACTTTAACTGCTCATCATCCTCAAGATCAGACTCCTTCCTCACCTTCACCCCATCAGTCCTGAGCAAATCCACTATTCCTTTAGACCAGAGAGAAGAAGTACCACTGACCAGATAA